The Neurospora crassa OR74A linkage group IV, whole genome shotgun sequence genome has a segment encoding these proteins:
- the con-10 gene encoding conidiation-specific protein con-10 yields the protein MAGTGNDNPGNFANRPKEEVQAIASKGGQASHSGGFASMDPEKQREIASKGGKASSGSFEPGSEKAREAGRKGGKASGGTGADDDE from the exons ATGGCTGGCACTGGTAACGACAACCCCGGCAACTTCGCCAACCG CCCCAAGGAAGAGGTTCAGGCCATCGCCTCCAAGGGTGGTCAGGCCAGCCACAGCGGAGGCTTCGCCAGCATGGATCCCGAGAAACAG CGCGAAATTGCTTCCAAGGGCGGCAAGGCCTCCAGCGGCAGCTTTGAGCCTGGCTCCGAGAAGGCCCGCGAGGCCGGTCGCAAGGGCGGCAAGGCTTCCGGTGGCACTGGtgccgacgacgatgagtAG
- the con-13 gene encoding conidiation-specific protein 13, with product MPQAHFFALLLAAVVPAVLADGPPESMGEKFSGLNVLDGNGGLQSLTPTPYTISQWPWGTVPKLCYDTSVNNKYCNPYDLEVYDVRYTDCPIPTTVCRCKNSPMAIDTIAQRVGQLPVKARQYNGYVSSFAGDMCSAYSDSFNNYFFGDCGNSESVFFHELSHNLDRHVAGASINDWYSLSQDWKDTVAKDTCVADHYSKASWLEAYAQVGVMAGYDATVQSIYTQNVGCMVNQVKKVVGQLNSVWRKQPGQMCDRYWIKDTTVCMGPDAEASGHCQASKADVAAESGGVNPVLPDGQQKKHDALVKELQRHAEAAAGISSGKPAADRKTKGKKGTKFRV from the exons ATGCCCCAGGCTCATTTCTTCGCGTTGCTGCTTGCAGCCGTTGTACCGGCCGTTTTGGCGGACGGTCCCCCGGAATCGATGGGCGAGAAGTTCAGCGGCCTCAACGTTCTGGATGGGAACGGCGGACTTCAAAGTTTGACCCCGACACCCTACACCATAAGTCAATGGCCTTGGGGTACTGTACCCAAGCTGTGCTATGACACGTCTGTCAACAACAAGTACTGCAACCCGTACGATCTCGAAGTATACGATGTCAGATACACGGAT TGCCCCATTCCCACCACCGTCTGCCGATGCAAGAACTCACCTATGGCCATAGACACCATTGCGCAGCGTGTCGGCCAACTCCCTGTCAAGGCTCGCCAGTATAATGGCTATGTGTCCAGCTTTGCGGGAGACATGTGCTCAGCCTACAGCGATAGCTTCAACAACTACTTCTTTGGCGACTGCGGCAATTCCGAGTCCGTCTTCTTCCATGAGCTCAGCCACAACCTTGACCGTCACGTTGCAGGGGCGTCCATCAACGATTGGTACTCCCTTTCGCAAGACTGGAAGGATACCGTTGCCAAGGACACTTGCGTCGCAGACCACTATTCCAAGGCCAGCTGGCTCGAGGCATATGCCCAGGTGGGAGTCATGGCTGGATACGATGCTACGGTACAGTCTATCTATACCCAAAATGTCGGCTGTATGGTCAATCAGGTCAAGAAGGTGGTTGGACAGTTGAACAGTGTCTGGCGTAAACAGCCTGGGCAGATGTGCGATCGTTACTGGATCAAGGA CACCACGGTTTGCATGGGACCTGATGCGGAAGCCAGTGGCCACTGTCAAGCATCCAAAGCTGATGTCGCGGCGGAGTCTGGTGGTGTAAACCCAGTGTTGCCGGACgggcagcagaagaagcacgACGCCTTGGTCAAGGAGCTTCAGCGTCACGCCGAGGCCGCGGCCGGCATTTCTTCCGGAAAACCGGCGGCCGATAGAAAGACCAAGGGTAAGAAGGGTACCAAATTCAGGGTCTGA
- a CDS encoding glyoxalase gives MIAGYSYHRSVPSLGVGSQIKARSFILLIRTTSPLFGVSPSYLHPSFPPKSSLIIKLSSFIVTFNIADVITQTESLLYLYSHNRSDIMASGLSATPLKKINLVRIAHVYYKHKNINEAKRFAEDFGFAQTAEVGKKTYYRGYGTEPFVICLEASNEDEFGGAAFVVESMEDLMQAAKTLPNECKATEIYDLSDAPGGGKCVTFYDPVDGFPFHLVYGQTPVEARDVDFPIVRFNFPKEKNRGANEFQRFKKRPAPVHKLGHFGVCVTDFAKCYDFYTKYFNFFPSELVHNDEGVNKTVFFRLNRGNDLVDHHCFFFFEGPKMHVHHSSFETHDFDTQVLGHDWLRHQGYKNCWGVGRHVMGSQIFDYWFDPSGFILEHYVDGDLLDMREPTHNTKAAPDNLHVWGPEVPATFLQ, from the exons ATGATCGCCGGGTACTCCTACCACAGGTCTGTCCCGAGTCTTGGTGTCGGCTCCCAGATCAAAGCCCGTAGCTTCATTCTTCTTATACGCACCACGAGTCCCCTCTTTGGGGTTTCACCGTCGTATCTTCATCCCTCCTTTCCTCCAAAGTCCAGCCTCATTATCAAATTGTCAAGCTTCATCGTGACTTTCAACATCGCAGACGTTATTACCCAAACCGAATCtctcctatacctatattctCATAATCGCAGTGATATCATGGCTTCCGGACTCTCGGCCACGCCGCTCAAGAAGATCAACTTGGTGCGCATCGCCCATGTGTATTATAAGCACAAGAACATCAACGAAGCCAAGAGATTTGCCGAGGACTTCGGCTTCGCGCAAACTGCCGAGGTTGGCAAGAAGACATACTACCGCGGTTATGGCACCGAGCCCTTCGTTATTTGCCTCGAGGCATCGAATGAGGACGAGTTTGGTGGCGCAGCCTTCGTCGTCGAATCCATGGAGGACCTGATGCAAGCGGCCAAGACACTTCCCAACGAATGTAAAGCCACCGAGATATACGACCTTTCAGATGCCCCTGGTGGTGGAAAATGTGTCACATTTTATGACCCTGTCGACGGGTTCCCCTTCCATCTTGTCTACGGCCAAACGCCGGTGGAGGCGCGAGATGTTGACTTCCCCATTGTGCGGTTCAACTTT CCTAAGGAGAAGAATCGCGGAGCCAACGAGTTCCAACGCTTCAAGAAGCGACCAGCACCAGTGCATAAGCTGGGCCACTTTGGCGTGTGTGTAACCGACTTTGCCAAGTGCTACGACTTCTACACCAAATACTTCAACTTCTTCCCCAGTGAG CTTGTCCACAACGATGAAGGCGTCAACAAGACTGTCTTTTTCAGACTCAACCGCGGAAACGACCTTGTGGACCAccactgcttcttcttctttgaagGTCCCAAGATGCACGTCCACCACTCGTCCTTCGAGACGCACGACTTTGACACTCAGGTGCTCGGCCACGACTGGCTCCGCCATCAAGGTTACAAGAACTGTTGGGGTGTTGGACGACACGTGATGGGCAGCCAGATTTTTGATTACTGGTTCGACCCATCCGGTTTTATTCTCGAACACTACGTGGACGGTGATCTCCTCGACATGAGAGAGCCCACGCATAATACAAAGGCAGCTCCAGATAACCTGCACGTGTGGG GCCCCGAGGTCCCAGCCACTTTCCTGCAGTGA
- a CDS encoding phosphatidylinositol transporter gives MTADSIADASAASGTEVGYPNGHLGHLKPEEQEALESFKTNLAEKGYYKPGPPASHDDQTLLRYLRARRWNVVDAFKQFKETEDWRKANDLNVLYDTIDLEAYEASRRLYPQWTGRRDRRGIPLYLFEIRHLDSKTVSAYEKAAETNPSKAVTDGQTSPKLLRLFALYENLTRFAQPLCTELPDRPHATTTPITLSTNIVDVSGVSLRQFWNLKSHMQAASQLATAHYPETLDRIFIIGAPYFFSTVWGWIKRWFDPITVSKIFILGPSEVKATLEEFIDPKNIPKQYGGELDFTWGDQPKTDPYIKETVKWENGLKDFPEGPKYWRPTADGTRMECVAVGSEGGKQRMLSVGTLERVCNVKKVDGDALAEGVKGLSVGDAEKNEIVETGKEATVPTVSA, from the exons ATGACCGCCGATTCAATCGCCGATGCCTCTGCCGCTAGCGGCACCGAAGTTGGCTACCCCAATGGTCATCTTGGACACCTCAAGCCGGAAGAGCAGGAAGCGCTTGAAAGCTTCAAGACCAACCTGgcagagaagggatattacaAGCCGGGACCGCCGGCTTCGCATGACGACCAGACACTGCT ACGATACTTGCGCGCCCGGAGATGGAACGTGGTTGATGCGTTTAAGCAATTCAAGGAGACGGAGGATTGGCGCAAGGCGAACGACCTCAACGTTTTGTACGACACCATCGACTTGGAGGCGTACGAGGCCAGCAGACGGTTGTACCCCCAATGGACGGGCAGAAGAGATAGGAG AGGCATCCCCCTTTACCTCTTCGAGATCCGCCACCTCGACTCCAAGACCGTCTCGGCCTACGAAAAAGCCGCCGAAACGAACCCCTCCAAGGCCGTCACTGACGGCCAGACCTCTCCCAAGCTCCTGCGCCTCTTCGCTTTGTACGAGAACCTGACCCGCTTCGCCCAACCCTTGTGCACCGAGCTTCCCGACCGCCCGcacgccaccaccacacccatCACTTTGTCCACCAACATTGTCGACGTCTCGGGCGTTTCGCTCCGCCAGTTCTGGAACCTCAAGTCGCACATGCAAGCGGCCTCGCAGCTGGCCACGGCACATTACCCGGAAACCCTGGACCGCATCTTCATCATTGGCGCGCCTTACTTTTTCAGTACGGTGTGGGGCTGGATCAAGCGCTGGTTCGATCCCATCACCGTGTCCAAGATTTTCATCCTTGGGCCTTCGGAGGTCAAGGCTACGCTGGAGGAGTTTATCGACCCGAAGAATATCCCCAAGCAGTACGGTGGTGAGCTCGACTTCACGTGGGGCGATCAGCCGAAAACGGATCCCTACATCAAGGAGACGGTCAAGTGGGAGAACGGACTGAAGGATTTCCCCGAGGGGCCCAAGTATTGGAGGCCGACGGCTGATGGGACAAGAATGGAGTGTGTCGCGGTGGGGAGCGAGGGGGGCAAGCAGAGGATGCTTAGTGTGGGGACTCTTGAGAGAGTTTGTAATGTGAAGAAGGTGGATGGGGACGCTTTGGCCGAGGGGGTCAAGGGTTTGAGCGTTGGCGATGCTGAGAAGAATGAGATTGTTGAGACGGGGAAGGAGGCTACGGTTCCTACGGTCTCGGCTTAG